The Spiroplasma clarkii genome has a window encoding:
- a CDS encoding DDE-type integrase/transposase/recombinase: MKRNYRGKRQMKTNKHIQDIIREAALSRDKAAKRELLIKSGGSRSWFYDAIKKYKEIGEAFFIHKNKNNKHAQKRTHMQALEISRIFRDEYLNCNFRDFMRYLKADKRYDYQWVSYSYIYNILRSKNHCSKLAHKKTIKLLAKEEELKNRPQSLLVPSSATERAKENIHIARPRTQRRGHVVEADATFWRFSDEEIWALHGYIDEASGEVLGLYFDHQETTEGYFNALKPVLKNYGTFEVLRTDKRRTFWSEKKESSPEDSRIQFAFVAKNLGIDIQSSISPQFKPRIERLWKTIKGTITTFMEQNKVTNINEANLVLPKFVEYLNNHVVTLQKDFTTNSFKKFEGDLNIILGHKSIRVVARDLTVTYEKKKYFICNFTTPLNIPRREIMIIQCCDGNLIASLGDNYYSMIEFDNEMLYKSKVVLENEGVKPEDMPQKIKNNSVWAQSNFIFFKKKYSSWYKKHSY, encoded by the coding sequence ATGAAAAGAAATTATAGAGGTAAAAGACAAATGAAAACCAACAAACATATACAAGATATTATTAGGGAGGCTGCTTTATCCAGGGATAAAGCAGCCAAAAGAGAACTTTTGATAAAAAGTGGTGGTAGTAGATCATGGTTTTATGATGCCATTAAAAAATACAAAGAAATTGGTGAGGCCTTCTTTATCCACAAAAATAAAAACAATAAGCATGCTCAAAAGCGAACCCATATGCAAGCACTAGAGATTAGCAGGATTTTTAGGGATGAGTACTTAAACTGTAATTTTAGGGATTTTATGCGCTATTTAAAAGCAGATAAAAGATATGACTATCAGTGGGTGAGTTATTCATATATTTACAATATTTTAAGATCTAAAAATCATTGCTCAAAACTGGCACATAAAAAAACTATCAAATTGTTAGCAAAAGAAGAAGAGTTGAAAAATAGACCTCAAAGTCTACTGGTTCCCTCCTCAGCTACAGAAAGAGCAAAAGAAAATATCCATATTGCAAGGCCAAGAACCCAAAGGCGTGGTCATGTTGTTGAAGCTGATGCTACATTTTGAAGATTCAGTGATGAGGAGATTTGGGCATTGCATGGTTATATTGATGAGGCAAGTGGAGAGGTTTTAGGATTATATTTTGATCATCAAGAAACTACTGAAGGTTATTTCAATGCTTTGAAACCGGTCTTAAAAAATTATGGGACTTTTGAAGTGCTAAGAACTGACAAACGCAGAACTTTTTGGAGTGAAAAAAAAGAATCTTCGCCCGAAGATTCTCGAATTCAGTTTGCATTTGTAGCTAAAAACTTAGGTATTGACATCCAATCATCAATTTCACCACAATTCAAACCAAGGATTGAAAGGCTCTGAAAAACCATTAAAGGTACAATCACTACCTTTATGGAACAAAATAAAGTCACAAATATTAATGAGGCCAATCTAGTCTTACCAAAATTTGTTGAGTATTTAAATAATCATGTTGTAACCCTTCAAAAAGATTTTACTACAAATTCATTCAAAAAATTTGAGGGAGATCTAAATATTATTTTGGGACACAAATCAATTAGAGTGGTTGCAAGAGATCTAACTGTTACCTATGAAAAGAAAAAGTACTTTATATGCAATTTCACAACACCATTAAATATACCTAGACGAGAGATTATGATAATTCAATGTTGTGATGGTAACCTTATCGCATCACTTGGTGATAACTATTATAGTATGATTGAATTTGATAATGAAATGCTCTACAAATCAAAAGTTGTTCTTGAAAATGAAGGAGTGAAACCTGAAGATATGCCACAAAAAATTAAAAACAACTCTGTCTGAGCTCAATCAAACTTTATCTTTTTTAAGAAAAAATACTCAAGTTGATATAAAAAGCACTCCTATTAA
- a CDS encoding YitT family ABC transporter → MKDTAKVTEQTEALDEVVEQIHEEFSSKEEEKAIKKVAKALIKDKNQIDLSHIEHKIMSRREQILLVQTYFKTKFWRDLAWLTLAAFLVTIAFDYFISSTGRVGLFPAGIGAIARFFAIWTFKSNTQMQSSFYFIYYFAMNIPLFIFGYIKLGKKFTYTTILFIGLQIAFDQILQLIPVVNPNSFHFIVNYKLLSGIQGSWNSGIWLFIFGTLGGVLVGSAYALVYKIGSSTGGSDFFTMYFSNIKNKPIGTLNRNVNFIILALVIVLNTAILPVSMVTPDVKVNILQSISVEDALKRLDKNNLDLVRSMLEYAQANRAYINGNWDPQFLFNLGINSNIPDGDVIQAIWDNFNTAPTTFNQTQAYQYLVQFVCKDGYGDVLPLSIVARIKLAYIFGPSLFSSIALVLCSAVATNTLYPKYKARTYLITTNKPKEINKILLNKGFQNDILTWEATNRINKNYLHRSVLMVAMSVMSWDLLEKDVFLADPQAKINILKTKDVKGIFNYEIKTNDERDVIHRKVSTDDAELEKIRQIAIVKYNKEHKRKIRKKQKKSDNQDSSQV, encoded by the coding sequence GTGAAGGATACAGCAAAAGTAACCGAACAAACTGAAGCACTTGATGAAGTTGTTGAGCAAATTCATGAAGAGTTTAGTTCAAAAGAAGAAGAAAAAGCTATTAAAAAAGTAGCAAAAGCCTTAATTAAAGACAAAAATCAAATTGATTTGTCTCACATTGAACACAAAATTATGTCTCGTCGAGAACAAATCTTGTTAGTACAAACATATTTTAAGACTAAATTTTGACGAGATTTAGCTTGACTAACCTTAGCAGCATTTTTAGTAACCATTGCTTTTGACTACTTTATTTCATCAACTGGACGTGTTGGTCTCTTCCCAGCAGGGATTGGGGCCATAGCCAGGTTTTTTGCTATTTGAACATTCAAAAGTAATACTCAAATGCAAAGTTCATTTTACTTTATTTATTATTTTGCTATGAATATTCCCTTATTTATTTTTGGATACATCAAGTTGGGAAAAAAATTTACTTATACTACTATTTTATTTATTGGTTTACAAATTGCTTTTGACCAAATTTTACAATTAATTCCAGTAGTAAACCCAAATTCTTTTCACTTCATTGTTAACTATAAACTTCTAAGTGGTATTCAAGGGTCATGAAATTCAGGAATTTGATTATTCATTTTTGGAACCCTAGGAGGAGTGCTAGTTGGTTCAGCTTATGCTTTAGTGTATAAAATTGGTTCTTCAACAGGAGGATCAGATTTCTTTACTATGTATTTTTCAAACATTAAAAATAAACCAATTGGGACTTTAAACCGAAATGTTAACTTTATCATTTTAGCTTTAGTAATTGTGTTAAATACTGCTATTTTACCTGTCTCAATGGTTACTCCAGATGTAAAAGTCAATATTTTACAAAGCATAAGTGTTGAAGATGCTCTAAAAAGATTAGATAAAAATAATCTTGACTTAGTTAGATCAATGCTAGAATATGCTCAAGCAAACCGTGCTTACATTAATGGAAATTGAGACCCACAATTTTTGTTTAATTTAGGTATTAATTCAAATATTCCAGATGGAGATGTTATCCAAGCAATTTGAGATAACTTTAATACAGCTCCAACCACTTTTAATCAAACTCAAGCCTACCAGTATTTGGTCCAGTTTGTTTGTAAAGACGGGTATGGTGATGTCTTACCATTAAGTATTGTAGCTCGCATTAAACTAGCCTACATTTTTGGACCATCATTATTTTCTTCAATTGCCTTAGTGTTATGTAGTGCTGTTGCCACTAACACACTATATCCAAAATATAAAGCTAGAACTTATTTAATTACTACAAATAAACCAAAAGAGATTAACAAAATTTTACTAAATAAAGGTTTTCAAAATGATATTTTAACTTGAGAAGCTACAAACAGAATTAATAAAAACTATTTGCACCGTTCAGTGTTGATGGTAGCAATGTCAGTAATGAGTTGGGATTTGCTTGAAAAAGATGTCTTTTTAGCAGATCCACAAGCTAAAATTAATATCTTAAAAACCAAAGATGTTAAGGGTATTTTTAATTATGAAATTAAAACCAATGATGAAAGGGATGTTATTCACAGAAAGGTCTCGACTGATGATGCAGAACTTGAAAAAATTCGTCAAATTGCTATTGTTAAATACAATAAAGAGCACAAACGTAAAATTAGAAAGAAACAAAAAAAATCTGATAACCAAGATTCAAGTCAAGTCTAA
- the fib gene encoding cytoskeletal motor fibril protein Fib, translating to MIGIISTAYFTVKDRLGVKTVKKYWWRNMVIQHVKYRGKFFIIATIGYGKANAAMAITYLLEEYKTLETVFNVDLALSTNDKFDTTDTVMSTKFIYRDADLTPFKDIKYGQIVHEPEAFSFNTELVSKVKNFKLGVSDGIVGTADMLIYNSKQFKEMVDKFGQTIDVIDTEAGAIAQVSKKSNVNFVSMKIMYNNALSPWDNDPLHKFKIYETTNTLKYLLARLLNLMSSNYIIDFTKNSHDELEIINELFELEHDAWVKRFKKDTVSIISGLGPSVMLIDKKGQKPEALDIVEVMKPKIEEEGPSKVILGEDEWKNAPKKWLRKMMFLENIHVNDDELLWNKSAKYDLKNAKIYSIEDVTKNISKLIADRSQDKSAYAYDGTTVNKKHLLVAIDAPIVFYISNNDTHEFVDSRKHGSQLVANEFIKFLNAQLAEVESPFEKIIIYGKIPAIGATKLPIFITTKSKANQPIVFSGYSQADQKKYTVVDITRNDNDPIKVGSFKVTIRLKSHF from the coding sequence ATGATCGGAATTATTTCGACCGCTTACTTTACAGTTAAGGACCGTTTAGGAGTTAAAACTGTTAAAAAATATTGATGAAGAAATATGGTTATCCAACATGTTAAATACAGAGGAAAATTCTTCATTATCGCAACAATAGGTTATGGTAAAGCAAATGCTGCTATGGCAATTACTTATTTACTAGAAGAATACAAAACTTTAGAAACTGTATTCAATGTAGACTTAGCTTTATCAACAAATGACAAATTTGATACAACAGATACTGTTATGTCAACTAAATTTATTTATAGAGATGCAGATCTAACACCATTTAAAGATATTAAATATGGACAAATCGTGCATGAACCTGAAGCTTTCTCATTCAACACAGAATTGGTAAGTAAAGTTAAAAACTTTAAATTAGGAGTATCAGATGGAATTGTTGGAACTGCAGATATGTTAATCTACAATTCAAAACAATTTAAAGAAATGGTTGACAAATTTGGTCAAACAATTGATGTAATTGATACTGAAGCAGGAGCAATTGCTCAAGTTTCAAAAAAATCAAACGTAAACTTTGTTTCAATGAAAATTATGTATAACAATGCTTTATCTCCATGAGATAATGATCCATTACACAAATTTAAAATCTATGAAACAACAAATACTTTAAAATACTTATTAGCAAGATTATTAAACTTAATGTCATCAAATTACATTATTGATTTCACAAAAAATTCACATGATGAATTAGAAATTATTAATGAACTATTTGAATTAGAACATGACGCTTGAGTAAAAAGATTCAAAAAAGATACAGTATCAATTATTTCAGGATTAGGACCATCAGTTATGTTAATTGATAAAAAAGGTCAAAAACCAGAAGCATTAGATATTGTTGAAGTTATGAAACCAAAAATTGAAGAAGAAGGACCATCAAAAGTTATTTTAGGTGAGGATGAATGAAAAAATGCTCCTAAAAAATGATTGCGTAAAATGATGTTCTTAGAAAATATTCATGTAAATGACGATGAATTGTTATGAAATAAATCAGCTAAATATGATTTAAAAAATGCAAAAATTTACTCAATTGAAGATGTAACAAAAAATATTTCAAAATTAATTGCAGATAGATCACAAGATAAATCAGCATATGCTTATGATGGAACTACTGTAAATAAAAAACACTTATTGGTAGCAATTGATGCACCAATCGTATTCTACATTTCAAACAATGACACTCATGAATTTGTTGATAGTAGAAAACATGGTTCACAATTAGTAGCAAATGAATTTATTAAATTCTTAAATGCACAATTAGCAGAAGTTGAATCTCCATTTGAAAAAATTATTATCTATGGAAAAATTCCAGCTATTGGAGCAACTAAACTACCAATCTTTATTACAACAAAATCAAAAGCAAATCAACCAATCGTGTTCTCCGGATACTCACAAGCAGATCAGAAAAAATACACAGTGGTTGACATTACTAGAAATGACAACGACCCAATTAAAGTTGGATCATTCAAAGTTACAATTCGTTTAAAATCACACTTCTAA